Below is a window of Culturomica massiliensis DNA.
GTGATCAATGAGAAAATGAAAGAGATCGGCGGCAATCCGCGCCACGGGTCGTTGTTTGCTGTTGAAGAGAACGACGGTAGTATTTTTGTCGTGGAAATCAACGGTGACAGCGGTGTCGGTAAATCGGAAATGATAGCCGCCTTTATATTGAAATGGTTGCGGAACAATTTACAGGGAGTACGCTCGGTGAAATTGATTGCCGGTGATATGTTCCATGAATTTCAGGATGCAGAAGGAAATTTGTACGGGATAGGAACCGAAGTCGGGGATTTCTCACGGACAACGGATTTTGACCCGGATTATATCAAATATTACAAATACCTGTTCGAGAGCAGTGCCGACAGTAATGTCGAAGACCTGAATTCCCGGAGCACGGTGAGCGGGATGTGCGATATCACGATGCCCTATAAAATCGATATCATGCTGAGTGCCAGTAATTATTCTAAGGATGAAGCCGGTATTACACGGGTAGATAATCCGGAGACTTTTGTACTGTATATCGATGCCCACGGGGAACGGAAAGAGAAAGCGACCAGCCAGGACGGACCGAATTTCCAGCGTACGCTGAAACGCTATACGGCGGATAAGAATATTGTCACTGTCATGGCCCGCCACGGTAATTATCTGGATGATATTCTGGATTGGGCTTTTGACGATAGCAATAAGCAGTATTATCTGGCTTCTTCTTATAAATTACTGGATAAGATAGATATTACGGAAGTTGTGAATCTGATTTTTACCGGTAAGCAGTTTGAACGGAACGGGGTATGTTATACCATACGTTCGGTAGCGTTCGATATGATCCAGAACCGTTTTCCGGCAGAGGTTTCGTATGGAGACGGAGAGATCCGGGAAATGCCGGTTGACCGGAAAATGTTCAGTGCCATTTTTGACTCTTTGGCCAGTACACCGGGAGGACAACCGTTTATTGCCGAGGAAGGACAATTGGAAACGGTTATGAATCTGATACGGGTGATGCGTGGGGGCGCAGACGGGGAAGGTAAGGCCCGGAATATTCAATGCGGGGTACTTTCTACCGAAATCGGTAAAAAAGGCCGGGAAATTACCGGACCGCAAAAAGCAGCTATGGAACTGAAACGGATGATTCAGGAGGTACGGGTGACACGTCCTGAAATCAATGAGGGCAAAATTAAGGTAAAACGCTTGTTGAATGAAAAATACCGTCCTATTTTCCATGGGGAAATGAACAGTTCCGAACTATGGCGTTATAATTTCTTTATCTATCAGTTGGAAAATATGCGGAAAGCCGATTACCGGCGGATGGACGATATTACCCGAAAAGTAGATATGAGTAATTTGGTGAATTTTGTTCCTGTCGATCCGAAGAAAGAGTTCAGTCCGTTGCTGGTAAATCCGAATCTGAATATCGAATTGAGCAGCTTCAGCGAAACGTTCGAAGAATTGATGAGTTTGCCGAATTACGGTGATTTTGCCTGTGAATTTGCCGAAAAAGTGGATCAGTTATATATAGCGGAAGGATATAGTGAGGAGACCAATATCAACAATATGATTGTGCAGTTGCTATTGATGGAGGGATATATTACGACGGAAGACGTTGCCCGCGGCAGTGTGATCCAGAAGGTGAACCGCGAGACGATAGCTGCAGCCAAATATGCTGTCGTACAGTATTTGTCTTCGTTACAATTTACCGTCGGGACCAAGGAAGTTACAAAAAAAGCGACTTCTAAAGGACGGAAAAAGTAATACGGAAAACGCCGTATGGGGATTTGTTACCCATATTCGGCGTAATGTTCGAATCCTGTTTATCGCACAGAGGGGTATTGAGACGCTTCTCTGTGCGATTTTTTTATTCTTTTCAGGAAAGGAGAATCAGTGATTTTTGGGGACCTTGATATATCTTTGTTTTTAGGGGTCATTTTCGTTATTTCCTTTTTATAAATATTCCAAAGTTTAGGATTATATATCGGTGTCCCTATTATTTTGATCGTATTGCTGGTGTCGACCAAAAAGGTGTGGTATAAGCTATTTTCCGGAATAGAGTTTTCATTTTCAAATTCCCCGATGTTGTCACATAATAGCGGATAAATAAATTCATTACGAAGTAAATTCGCAATAAAATCTTCGTTCCCTTTATCTACTTTAAAAATAGCAATAAAATCGACTTCTAACGATTTGTCCCGAATTTCTTCAATTAAAATTTTCCAGGATTGTAATTCTTTCATTCTACATGAAAAACAACCTTCCGCATTGTAATAAGTGATAAGTTTAGGCTTATTTTTCAGTTCTATTATGGTATCCTTATCGAGAAAGCGCCAGGAAGCTTTAGACGGTAATTTCAGTTGAGTACCGTAATATTTGTTTAGATAGGAAGATGTGCTGTTCGGGGTATTGTTACATCTCTGCAATAGGAAAAAACTTCCAATTAATAATATGTAAATCGATATTCGTTTCATTTTTACTGTTTTTGACTTCTTCGTAACCCCTCATATTCCTGGCTAATGCACCATATCATAAACGATAATAGGCTTTCCGGAATGCCAAAATGATTTTCTCATGTAGAGTTATCTTTTACATGATTCAGTAATAATTTAATGGAACGAGGCTGACTTTTTATTTTTAATTTATATGTACTTCGCATACAATAAGGGTATTTTTATCGTGTTTTTACTTCCCGGTTTTCATTTCTTTTTCTTTACTTCTTCAAATCCCATATCTCTGATTTTTGCATACAGAAACCAAAAATGACCTGCTCCATAAACAATAGCGACTTTGGGATGTCGGTAAGTACGGTATAACTCACTCACATATTCGTTTCGAAGTTCTTGTAACATAAAAAATGAGTTGTATTGTTCCTTTTCCTGTCGGCTGAGTTTGTATTTTTCCAGTAGGCCGGTCTGAAAATCATACTCTGTTAATACGATTTTCCCCTTTGCCGCTTCATATCTTTTTATCAGTTCGGCGATAAACAGATCGGCGTGGATATCCTCCTTTGTAATGCCTTTTAACTCCGGTGTTTCTGTAACCTGTTTACCCTTGGTTTTAAAAGGGAGAGAGGGATTGTCCTTGCGGTCATAACCTGTCAGATGCATACCGGTTACTCTTCTGAATTTACGTTGTATGGTGTCGTATTTCGGTCGTAAACTGTCCGGAAGCATCTTGGGGTCCACAGTTCCTAGTCCTTCGTAATATACGACATATCCTCTGTGCCTAAGCGTATCCAGGTAATTTTTTACTTTCTGATAGTAAGCCGGCCGGCCTGTATGCATCATCGGAATCAGAATCACCTCCCTTTCTTCCGTATGATTAACCATCAAAGTTGCTTTGCCTTCAACTGCTCTGCCTCTTAAGAACACAGCATATATGACGGATCTGCAAGACATGAACAAACCGGAGGAAAGAAAAAGAATAAAAAAAACAATATTTTTCATAATTTTTATTTTATGATCAGGAAAAAAGACATATTTCACATCTTTCTTCCTGATAATTTATTATGCAACTTGTGCGATTGATTTAAGTACTTCCACTATAGTATCAACCCAACAATTAGCTTTACATGCTCCACGTCCCTTTATTTTATTACCGTCGCTATCAGTGTATTTATCTTTACACATTTCGATACAATTTGCATGTTCGCCTCTGGTTACTGGATTGTCTCCCAGATAGTAGATTGTTCCCATTTTTTCTTTCAGATAATTATCGAGTTCTTCTGCACTCATATTAATTGATTTCAGAAGTTCCGGGGAAACCGAATAGCTGATCAATTTCTCGGATTCCATATCAAATTTCGCTATTAACGAATAGGAAACGGAACGGGCTTCCGGACCGACCTGAATCGGTCTGGTTAATTCAAGGATGCCGCTTTCAGGAAGTACATCTTCTGTTTGAGATGAAAGTTTTTCATCCGTGTTACACGCAAAAAATAATAATGAAATGGCTATAAAAAATGCAAAGATATGAGTTTCCCTCCAAAATCATAATCCCTAAGGATTCATTCCGGTTTCATATTATTTATGCAAGGATTTACTTCCAATAATCCAAAATGAAGCGACAAGAAAGCCAATGATGACAGATTCCATAATCTCAATTTTCAGAATGTCTCTCTTGCTATGAAAAACGATATCTAACAACCATTCTCCCCAAAAAAGGCCGACGCTGAATATAGCCCAAAGAATAAAAAATATTTTTATTTTCTTTTTCATAACAATTAAATTACCAAACTTCCCAATGATCAAGTAACGCTACAATTCCACGTCCTGCTGATGAATAACAAGCACCTGCAACAGCTCCAGGCGCTGCACCGACACCTCCTGCCAGAGCGCCAACCCCAGCTCCAATTGCTCCTCCTACAACATCTGATTTTCCCATACTTTTCAAAGTATCACAAAACCAGTCCCATCCCCCTCGTGAACTTATTGATTTTAACTCATTCATTGCACCTATTTCCATTCCACCTAATTCAATTATCCATTTTTCATAATTTTCTGTCCAATATTCTAATGAATATCTTGCTACTGAAGTTGCTGAAAGAAGAATTTTTGCTTCATCAACGGAACATTGACTTATAATATCTAATTCTATCTTTTTTATTTTTTCTATTGTTAATTCAAGTCCTATTTCTAAATTGGATATTACGTTGTCTAATTCATTTAAAAAAGTGATTTGTGAAGGATTTAAATTAATTTTAGAATTAATCAAATATGTTAAGTTATTATTTCCTGCACTTTTTAAAACTTCACGATTAAAATTTTGGAAAGTTAATGGAAGTTCCTTATGATTTACGTTTCTGAGAATTTTCGACGTTTTAGCAAAAGATAATGTTGCTTGTTCAATTAAATCGAAAATATTGGTAGTACTTCTCAAAGCAGATTTTTTATTGATTTTCTTTTCCTTAAGATATTCAAAAATATAATCTAATCCTTTGTTATGTTCTATTCCAATTTGTTCATAATCAAAAGATATATCAGGTGTTGTTGTCTTCTCTTTTTGACAAGATATTAAATTGGCGGTTACAAAAACACCAAAAACGAATGCAACTAATACGACAATCTTACTTTTCATGACAAATAATATTTTAGAGTTATAGTATTTTTGACTTTTTTCCTGAATATATAAGAT
It encodes the following:
- a CDS encoding DUF6861 domain-containing protein, giving the protein MKSKIVVLVAFVFGVFVTANLISCQKEKTTTPDISFDYEQIGIEHNKGLDYIFEYLKEKKINKKSALRSTTNIFDLIEQATLSFAKTSKILRNVNHKELPLTFQNFNREVLKSAGNNNLTYLINSKINLNPSQITFLNELDNVISNLEIGLELTIEKIKKIELDIISQCSVDEAKILLSATSVARYSLEYWTENYEKWIIELGGMEIGAMNELKSISSRGGWDWFCDTLKSMGKSDVVGGAIGAGVGALAGGVGAAPGAVAGACYSSAGRGIVALLDHWEVW